AATCACAAGCTGATACTGTGTTAATGTTTCTCTTACCTGTTCTGAtaagagagagcagcagcagcagcagcctcattACGACGAGGACGGTTCCAGACATCCTGTATGTGCACATCTGTTTGCTATGTAAAGGTACACTTGAACTTCACCGGCGCTACTCTTCACATTAGTCAACTGTAATGTCACTTCCTGAGTTTGCCAACATCCTCAACCTGCTGATTTGGAAAACCTCGCCATGAATTGTGTGTCATAGAGTACAAGTTTTCATACAGATGTCTGGCAGAAAAGTTTCATATAAACAACACCGCAGGTCAAACTGGGAATGCTACCTTTACCTTTGCCCTGTTTGACGTCAGAAACAACATTTTTCCATGTAAAACCTCTAATATGgcaaaaagaacagaaaaacagagtcaTTTTAGATCATTTAAATATatctaaacaaataaaagcatggAGCAGTTAAAGGTGAAAATGTAGAAACAGCATcaaagttcattttcatttttctctttgtaaatCAGCATGTTACAACAGGGCTTAATTAGGCTAAGACGTCTAATAAAATCACAACACTGCATCAATAAAAAAGCCATTCAGATGTTTTAAATATTCAGTTCAGTATTGCTGTCTGTTTGACAGAGTGAGGTGTGCTTGGCATTGTGGATTTAATAAATGATGtctaactgaaaaaaaaataacataaataaataaaaacttattTGACCTTCACTAGTTCAGACTTATACTCTGTCTCTTGTTTGAAGTTGCCAGCCTACAGTTTTCATAAGATGTGTGAGGAGGTTTAAAGATGAGGACAGACTCTTTCTCTGAGGTAAGTCCTGCCCTTAGAGATGACCTTGTGATATCCAACAAAAGTATgaagaggataaaaaaaaagaagattagTAGGAGGATTTCAGTGACTGGCAGAATAAATTCCAGTAGCAGACATTAAAGACAGTTCGAACTTTAACTTGCATTCACATTTCAACTGGAATTGTCAATCGGTTGATGTGTTTTCCATCTAGCTTCATCTTCTCTCGGATGgatgttttggtctttttctttaaaaaaaaaaaaaaggagcatttttttaaagctttacccaaactgcaaataaaaatctattttccaaagatttaacttaatttttaattttaattactttattgatccctcctggggaaattactctctccAGGCAGGCTCCGATCGATTGCACTTTCTGTGTGACTTAGATTTCCATTCTTGAACTCAGCACAACTGAGGCAAATGGAATTTAGTTTTTGAATCTGGATGAAGAGACCCTTTGGAGATGTTGTTGCAGTTAATGCTGCccatcagcagatggagctcAAGCAGAGTCCTTCAAAACTACAGGGGCAGCTCCTTTTGAGAAACCATCTCTCACTGCATCTATTCTGGACACTGTGTTCTTTTGCATTTTCTCGATTATGTCTTTCTCACTGCAGTTAAAAGATTTGCTGAAGTCTTAATTCACCTTTTCCACTCCGTATTTTTGAAAAGTTATTCCAGGAAATTCACTGGTATTCAGGCAAATTTAATGATGCAAATGTTATTTATCTATAACATCAATTCATAGAACCAAGTGGCTCCTCACCTTTGGTGTTAAATTTGGTTTTGTGCTGACAAACTTAAATTGTAACCGAAGGTGTAAGAAAGCTGTATCATCTGGGACTGTGACGACTGTGacaggaacaaagaaaaacaggaacctCTGCCTTTGCCCACATGAACCACATATTCTGTGCTCAATCGTAACCTGCATGCGAAAATGTTCAAAAGACACAAATAGCtgctgaatcttttttttttattgacccATTTGAACAGATCTTCAATGACAAATCTAGACAAATAGGTTTTGTACACGCCTATGTTACAAAAATATCATGTCTCAGTTTTTTCAGTTAAAATCTCTTCAGAGTAGCAGCTAACTCAAACTGATCAAACAGAGACTTTAAAAACTGCTTTAACTCAGACATTCGGGGAACCACACAACTatttcagactgaaaaatacatatgttatatatgtatatatatttatataaatatttacatcGCCAGTCACAATCTCACATTAATACAGTTACATCCTGTACATGTGACATCTTTCACATTAGCTGGATTTAATGTTAGCTGTTAAATGGAGAGATTTAGATGTAATATAGCTTCTAGCCAGAGATAACAGTCACTGTTTAAGAGgtggaaattatttttaaacacaagcaacttttacacacatattatccctttgctttttcctccacacgctctcttttttttttgtcatcataaCCCACTCCAGCAAATTGCACTACTACAGCTTTGGAGATTTCCATGTGTCTCAGCAGCACTGAACAATTCAAACTCGTAACACTTCAATTTTAAACAACAGGATTCCCAGCCaacattttcctcctccacGTCCGAGTTTCAGCCAAGAACACCTGTGAGTGAACACAGGTGTGTTACATTCAACATACATGGAGGTTTAAGTGCATCTCTGACTTCATGCTCTCCAACCATTCATACATAAGTCTCCATAAACAAATGACAGCAGTAACCGCAGTCTGATTCATTGCTAGTTTTACAACTTTAGACAGAGCAGATTATCAACCGAACTGATGGTTTACTGCATTTATGAGAACTGACAGGAGTGTATCTGCTGGGGAGAAACTTTTGATTGCTTGACAGCGAGAAATTACACATCCAGGCATAAAATACAGAGGAAGTCAAACAATACTGACCACACATGCAGAAAGCAGACAATTCCCACTCATTACTAACGCCTGTACATTATTTAAATAATACAgtaacataaacaaataaataagtctCATCCAAGCCCAAATCCAGATGGTTAAATACAGTATATCAACTATTGGtacacaaaataaacatcttTCAAGTTAAGGAAAAGATATAACTTTAAGGGAAATTTTAGAGGCTCTGCCAATTCAAAATTTCACCCCTCAAATGGTgagctgagattttttttttctttttgttgaagTCGTAGTTTTTCTCGAATGCAGGTTGTATAACACCAAAAGATTTTTAACTGCCCCCAAAGGACCTACAGCGGCCCCTGGGGGACAATGGTTGCAGTTACACATTGATATTTGACAAGTGAAACAAATGAGggttataaatataaataaatactggGACATTTGTTGGGCcctttaaattattaaatttaacaaaaagttCTGACCTTGCAATAACAGCATCACGTACTGCTATAAAATATATTCAAAGCTCATATTTAGCTGTAAcgtgtacaaaaataaaataatgggaCAAGTTCAGTGCCACGTAGCGCCATGTTCTACTTCTCGATTCGGTCTTTAATACAGCAGTAAAGTTACAGTGATAAAACTTCACATTATCCGGTAAAACACAACATGCCAAACAGACAACCAAGCAAGACGTAAAACACAGGGTCACCTACAATccagattcacacacagacactttgcAGTCAGTCCCTGAAGAGCCCTTCAGACCACTTGATTTTTTGTCCAGGATGGATATTAACATGTGTGTTATTGATGTTCGGATTATAGCTGcaatatgggttttttttttggtttgaaagcaaacaaaagtgATAAGGTCTGCGCCTTATCACATGCTAcattccttctctctcacttGCCTGGCTCTTCAGACGATACAGTTCAGGTGCTTCAGTTtccttaaaataaaagtaaaaagtaaaataaacgtTTTCATATTATAAGGCAGGAAACACGTTTccaacatacaaaaaaaaaaagaacttaaaaTCCGTTTTATGTACAGGTGCAGTTAAACGCTGCACATTTCAAGCTATATCTAATAGAGATATCAACTTTCAGTGTCTAGACTGTACACACTACCCAGCCTTGCAGTCAGGTTTGAGGCTCAGTAACAAGACTAAGTCAGTGGAAAGAATATTCATAAAAGCTGCTGTTAAAAGTTTTCACTGAAGTCATATTTCATAGCTCAGTTTTCCACATCTTAGTAAACACCATCCCCTTAACAAGTTTGCATCTTCGAAAGGCAAACCTCAACATAAATTATTGCTGAAATAAAtatgtctttccttttttccttttgacaTGAAAGTAAAAACAAGCATTTAAATAAACCAGGTATTTTCTGACTCAAAACTGGGAATGACTGGTGTAAAATGAGTCAGACAGTAATAAAGGGTTCATATGGTTATTTCATCTTTCCATGCTCTGGTAAAGTGCCCAGGTTGAGGATGCGACCTCTGTGCTGTCACAGGCTGGAGGGCTGGGCCTGCTGCTGGATCTGTGTGTGGTGGCTTGGCTGAGCTGGCTCACAGTCTTGTGGTCCTTCCTCCACACCCCGAGCGTACATGAGGACGAGGGTGACGGTGGCAAAGGTAGCTGCATTCACAGGGAAGGCCCGTAGCAGCGTGGAGGTGAGGCCTCGTGTGAACACCATGTAGCCCTCTCTCCTCACGCTCTGTCGCACACAGTCAGCAATGCTGCTGTACTGTTTGACTCCACCCACCCCATCTGCCTGAAGCCGCGATTTGATCACATCCACGGGATAGGTGGAGAGCCAAGAGGCAATGCCAGCCATGCCCCCGGCAAACAGCAGTTTGGGGATCATGTAACGATCGTCGGGCTCACAACCAAGGCTGCGTGTCAGCACGTCGTAGGCCAGGAAATACACTCCGAAGCCGGGTGTCTCACGGATCAGCGTGGTCACCATGCCTCTGTTTACTCCCCACAGACCCTCCCGGTTGTAGATGCGTGCCAAGCAGTCCAGGGAGTTTTTGTACATCTTCTTAGAGGATTTCTTCTCTCCAGTGCCCTGCATTTGCATGCGGGTTTTAGCCAGCTCCATGGGGCAGCAGATGACACACTGGATGgcacctgctgctgcaccagCAAGGAACTGGTTCATGGGGGTGTCATGTCCCAGTAGACGCATGGTGTTTCCCTGAACACCAAACACTATAGCATTGATGAAGGTAAGGCCCATCATAGGGGATCCAATGCCTTTATACAAACCAAATACCTATAGAGACGGCCAGAGACGTAAATTAGATAAGGTGTTTAAGACTTCACTATAAAATGAAATTACCAGAACCCAGGGGCTGATCAtcctttcaaaaaacaaaataaataaataaaaaattgtctAGTTGCTGTACATACTATTGATACCAGACTCTTCTTTGTGTGACCTGGAAGATCATAAAAGCTATGTCCAATCTAGGTCCTTCTTGTCTACCTGGAACAATACTTCCTCTAACAAAATTgcagtataaattaaaaagtgtgaaaacacCCTGAGGTTACTTAAGTAATGACCCTGTAAACAGATGCTACTTCATTTTTCCCGACAGCATTTTGAATGATCTGCAAGGGGAGTTACTCAGAGGCTATGAAAAACAGATACTGTGATTTAAGTTCAGAGTTTCAAAGACATTTGTCAGGCTGAAAATAGTTATCCTTGTTGCGAGGAAGAAAACGTGATGATGAAACACcaacaataatttaaaaattattCAGTTCAAGcttgaaaataaacaaaccgGATACAACAGAACTACACTTATCCCCACCAGGAGTGTTCCCCACTTTGGCCTCACTACAGGTGCCTCATTCAGTCATAAGACCAAGAGTGTCTGACATAACTCTACTATCAGGTCACTCAGAACCCGCTGACTTTGCCGCACAGATCATCACAGCTGTTTAGCTCCAGCCATGGTGGCTTTTTTGTTGGTTTCAAATCAAACGAAGGCACAAAGCTTTACAGCCCAGAAAGGGGGGGTGACATACAGCAACAAACCACTGACACTATAAAtacttatttatttcatttcactccAAACATTAAAGAACATTCAAGCACATCAGAGCTTGGCTCACCACACAAACATCCAGGAAATAACACAATATATCAGTATTATTACTGCATAAAAATGTCAGCATTAGATttgtatgaaaaataaatccacCTACCGACTCCTGGCGTATAATGGATTGGAAACAGTGGTAGGTCCCGCGGTACAGTGGCTTATCAACACTCTGGACCTGCAGCCTCACCTGCAAGACAAGACACTTTTCACTGATCTCTTAAACCCAGGGAAGCAAATGAACATCTTCCTGTATAACAGAGGAAACAGGTTAAAGAATTATAAGCAATGTTTAAGTCAATTAGCTACACACAGTGTACTATGATGAAATATAACTGAACATTAAACATTCATAACTAAACATTAggtgaatgtttgttttatagGAAAGGAAAAGTACTAAAATAGATGTATAAAACgtaattgtatttttaatggtGCAAGTAAACAG
This genomic stretch from Toxotes jaculatrix isolate fToxJac2 chromosome 19, fToxJac2.pri, whole genome shotgun sequence harbors:
- the slc25a29 gene encoding mitochondrial basic amino acids transporter, producing the protein MDFVAGCIGGAAGVLVGHPFDTVKVRLQVQSVDKPLYRGTYHCFQSIIRQESVFGLYKGIGSPMMGLTFINAIVFGVQGNTMRLLGHDTPMNQFLAGAAAGAIQCVICCPMELAKTRMQMQGTGEKKSSKKMYKNSLDCLARIYNREGLWGVNRGMVTTLIRETPGFGVYFLAYDVLTRSLGCEPDDRYMIPKLLFAGGMAGIASWLSTYPVDVIKSRLQADGVGGVKQYSSIADCVRQSVRREGYMVFTRGLTSTLLRAFPVNAATFATVTLVLMYARGVEEGPQDCEPAQPSHHTQIQQQAQPSSL